The Pleurodeles waltl isolate 20211129_DDA chromosome 7, aPleWal1.hap1.20221129, whole genome shotgun sequence genome contains the following window.
GCTCAGAGAGTGACCTGCTCGAAACCAAatttggtgccccccccccccccccacccaataaTCCTCTATAGTTTTCTATGAGTTGGAAATAAAAGAGGAGTTGAAGAAATGTGACAGGGGCCAGGATAAAGAGCACCATACAAAGAACACACAAAAAATAGGGCACAGGGCGCCACCAACCTTCAGAAAAAGTGTTTTAAACGCTTCTTTGAACCTAGCTgggtggaggattgctgcatggaACTCCAGCGCCCCACTTGAGGGCGGCGCCCTGGGCGTGGGCCCTGCTCGCAAATGCAAAAACCGTCCCTGTGTAACCATTAACATGCCTTACAGGTACTGTCACTGCGGGATGTGCATGGGATCCCCCGGGGCAGCGAATTCTCTGATTTGTGTTTAAGACACATTAACTACTCACCAGGTTTTTCTTCTTGACAATTACCGGCGGTGCTCCAGTTGAAGTGAAAACAGCTTGTTTGACTCAGCGCTTTCTAACGCATATTTTACGATTTGCATTCGCTGATAATAGAAAGTGTTGGGATAAAAAGGGCAGCAGTGGAAAAAATAACTTTCTCAAGAAAGCTATGATCCTTCATAATTGACACCAGTCAGTAATTGCCAGTGGGTGGATTCAAGGTCGCAGGTGGATCACTTTCACTACAAGTTAAACGATTTCAGCACAAGTTAGCAGTCTGCCTTATAAACACGTCACAAATCTTATTAGGGATTAACGAAGAGAGTTTTAATTCCAGAGCCCATGCAAAGTTGGTCGGGCGAATCTTTAATTTCTATAGACTCTATGATAACGGAATATGGACAAACACGCCTAAAATTTACAGTGCTCAAAAAATCTTGAAAACGCGAGCCTTGAATACTACTGCGTTCCTTCTTGTTGTTTCTTACTGTGAACACACGGTGGCGATCTTTACCATCAACACTTTGCACAGAGAAACCGTAATTTCCTTGACTGTCATTTCGTGCAGCTGGCAGTGTGAAATCAGCAGCCGTGAGATTATTAGATAGGGACATCGGGACGTATGCGGTTGAAGAGAGGATTTGCACCGTCAGCTGCGCCACTTTCATATTGTAGCAGATCATTTGTTGGAGAGGACCCTGGCCGAGTGGAATGGGGTTTGCAGTCGGGCACTGGATTCTCCCTTGGATTTCTGTTTTCACGTTCTCGCTCCTTTGCTGCCGAGGACGGACTGAGGGACCGATTCGCTACTCGGTGCTGGAGGAGTCGGAAGCCGGCACCGAGGTGGGGAATGTGGCGCGGGACCTGGGCGTGGACGTGAGGGATCTGGACGGACGGAAATTCAGTCTGAATTATAAAACCAAGGTGCAGTATTTCACGGTAAGTATGGAGAGCGGGGCTTTACTGACTAAAGAAATACTGGACAGGGAAGCCCTGTGCGGCAGCATCGCCGTCTGTGTGATGAACCTGGAGGTCGTGATGGACAATCCGTTGGAATTTCACCGCCTGGAGGTAGAAATCGTGGATATTAATGACAATGCGCCTCTTTTCCCGGCTCTCGTAAGCAGGTTTACAATCGCTGAAACGACTCTCCCGGGAACTCGTTTCCCACTAAATGGAGCCTTCGACCCGGATGTCGGTACAAACGCACTTTGCACTTATCATGTCAGCAACAATGCCTTTTTCGTTCTAGAGGGCGGAACGACTGATTGTAAGAGTAAGTCTGTGGGGCTGGTGTTAAAGAAACCGCTGGACAGGGAGCAGCGGACTGAGCATCACGTGACCATTACAGCCGCGGACGGGGGAACCCCGAAGAGGTCAGGTACGACAGAAATAATAATTAATGTTCAGGACGCGAATGACAACCCGCCGGTATTTGATAAGGCCGTGTACACGGTAAAGGTTCTCGAGGATACAGCAGCAGGCAGCCTGGTAATCAAAATCAATGCCACTGATTTGGATGAAGGGGATAATGCCGATATAATGTACTCTTTCAGCAATATTGCACTCTCGAAATCAAAAGAACTTTTCTCCATTGATGGAGAGAATGGGGAAATACGGGTTTGGCGTCCTCTCGATTATGAGGAGTCAATTTTGCATGAACTCAACGTGCAAGCTCGGGACAAGGGCCACCTTTCAATGACCGCCAATTGCAAGGTATTGGTAGAAATTGTTGATCTCAATGACAACGCCCCGGAAGTAGAAGTAACTTCCATGTCTAGCCCAGTGAAAGAGGACGCTCGGCCTGGACTGGTCATTGCCCTCTTCACAGTGACTGATAAGGATGCTGGAGTGAATGGTCAGGTTCACTGCCAGATTCCCAGTGACATCCCATTTGTGATAGAGTCCAAATACCAGAACTACTACTCACTTTCTTTGAAGGAACCTCTAGACCGTGAGGCAGCTTCTGAGTACAACATCACAGTTGTTGCCACAGATGGGGGTTCACCCCCACTGTCTTCCATGAAGACCATTGTGGTTTCTGTTTCTGACGTGAATGACAACCCTCCCGCCTTCTCAGAGTCATCTTATGTGACCAGTGTTCCAGAAAATAATGTGCCTGGAAGTCACGTTCTCCAGGTCTCGGCTGTAGACCCAGATGCAGGTGATAATGCTCGGGTTAGATATTCCTTGTTAGAAAATAGCGTGGATGTCATGTCTGTTCTCAGTCTCTTCTCTGTTCACCCAGAGACTGGGGTCATTTGTGCTCTGCAGCCTTTTGATTATGAGAAGGTGCAAGTCTTATGGTTCCAGGTTGAAGCGAAGGATTATGGATCTCCTTCCCTTAGTGCTTTGACCAACGTGACCGTATTTATCCAAGATGCAAATGACAATCCACCAACCATATTTTATACAGTATCCAGAGCTGTTAACTCTGCAGAGACTGTACTAGTTCCACGGTTCGCGAACACTGGTTATATGGTGACCAAAATAAGAGCAATTGATGCAGACTCCGGACACAATGCCTGGCTCACCTACGAATTTAAAGAATCCACAGTGGGGACAGCTTTCAGTGTTGCTCGCTACACAGGGGAAATCAGTCTCAGAAGTCCACTGGGAGAGAGTTACCCGGAAAGACTTCAGCTTATCATCCTGGTGAAGGATCATGGAAACCCGACTCTTTCAGCAACCGCAACACTTACCTTGTCATTGATTGAGACCAAACCAGAAGGTAAATTGAATTACCGGCACGTGGACAAGAATGCAAACGACCTCACCAACTTGAATTCTCATTTAATCATTGCTATTGCTTTAATTTCCATTGTATTTatattctgtgttgtgtttgttggtgtttTACATTACATGAAAGCTCGAAACGAGAAAAAAACACCAGAAACAACTAACTGCTGCCTGGATGGACCAGAAAATTGGCCACATTCTCAAAATCGGCAGTATAATCTGTATTTGACAGCACAATCCACAGAATGTGGCAACGAAACCCTAAATTCTAAGCTGTCTAGTCAGGGATGGACTCATTTTATAATAAACGGAGGAGAGACTGGAGATCTGATGCAGAGATACAGCATTGTTGATGGAAACGATATCGAGGCGCCTTGCACGGTAGGAGCACACACTTGTATTTCATATTCAAATTCATATTTGAAATATTTCTAATACAACACCGTTCAAGAGCAAATGATATGCTTTTCTTTTACTGTAGACATAGTCCCAAACCCCATGGGTGTCTCTTTTTAATGTTATTGCTTCATTTAAATGTAAGGAGGTGTTTATTGGTATCCGAGTAACCTCATAGTTGTTTGCAAGGGTTTAGGTTACCGTGGACTCCTCTGATCAGTTTGCACTCCAAAGAGTTTGTTCCATTATTATTTCCTTTATCGTTATGAGGGATCTTTTCAAGGCGTGTATCCCTTGTGGCTTGGCCAGTAAATGGCAAGTGAGGATTCAGGCACATTTATTACTCTGTGGTTGTCTTCTTGTTACTGGTTTGTGTGAAAGATACAATCCCCATTTCTGAGCAAGTCCACCTATGTTGCGTTATTCATGTTGTGCTGTTATGTTATCGTGTGCGTATTTGTAAAGACCACTGTCACCCACGaggatatcctggtgctgagcaggagtGTGTGCTTTGCCCTGCCAACGTTAggtttaattgaaaagccaggtcttcagcttcctgtggaattcaagaagagaggaggagactcTGATACGGAGTGGGAGGTCgatccatgctttaggagcaatgtaagagaaggTCCATCCTCCGGATCTGGTTCTGtatatgcgtgggatgtgtgcgaATAGGATTCCTTCAGATCAGAAgtatctgggtggttggtggaaggtgatacagctgttcaggtaggtggtggggcttgagttgtgtagtgccttcaatgtgtgtgtgaggagtttgatttgagcacatttgtgtatcaggagacagtgtagttccctgaggtgtgatgtgatgtgagttctgtgtcatAGGTTGAGCATGAGTCTTGCTGCAGTTCTGGATGGTTCAcaatcttctagtgagttgcttggtaatCCTGGTATAGAGGGTGTtctcatagtccaacttgctggtgactagaatgcgagtaacagtttttctagtgttgcatgggagtcatttgaaaatcttcagcatctacaggatgtggaagcaggatgcagtgatggtgttGATTTGTGAGTTTCCTATCAATGATTATTCCAAAGTTCCTGGTCTGCAGTTGAAAGTTTAAATGTAGAAGTTGCATTTCAGGATTTATGGACCATTTGCATACTCAGTTTAAGGCACTGAGGGAAAGGGAATTACCAGCTTTTTGCTAGGGGTGCTGTAAAAAGACTGGTCAAATGTGGAAGTATTGCACTTCAACAACCACCTTTAGGCACCTACCTACTTGTTGTCTTACCTTGAAAATGCTTCTATTTCTTTCTCTTACTTTGAGTTTGAGTTTTTTGCTTGATGTTGAGTTGACAACTAATTCATTTTTTTCAGAATGACTGTGCTTATATTACTGCTGGCCATGGAAATGATTTAGGCTCTTTGCCCTGTCTCTGTTTTGGAATTCATCTACGTAAAATATCTGAAGACCTTTAACGTGCAAATAATAGACTAATAATTTAAGATCTTACTACATTCACAGTAGTTAAAGGAAGTCAGTAAATATATTATTAGTAGAGTTTTACATAGTGACATTTTACTAGTTGAATGTTTTGTCAGACCAGAGTGATCACAGCTGGATGCAGTTACTTACCATCTTGCCACCGTCCTGCTAGCCCCAGTGGGTCAAAGAACTCAAAGAAATATTCAGTAGCCTCAATTCACAAGTTGGCTGTCAGACTAATGAGACAAACAGGGGAAACTAAGTGATGAATTTCGCATTtgctctgaaaagtaaacaaaaatgttgatgtgaaCAGAAAGGGCAATGTGCATAAGCCTAAACATGTATACATACGTGATATTGTGCTTGAAATGGACCAGCTGGCCCTGTAGAGTCTTTGCTTCTATAGAAAATACTATTAGGGTCAGCTGCAATGTCATATATGTTTCTACCTTGACTGAGGATTTATACAGTGGGTCAATAATAACTTCAGAGTCAACACTATGTCAGATAATACAACACAGTTGTAGTAACAAGAGCAAAGACTAACTCTTGTGCCAGTCTGCACCACCTACCATGCTTTGAAAGAAACCTTTCAGCTCTTATACACAACATAAAGCAACCAAATGATTAGGGTTGTCCATGGTGCAATTTAATATCTGTTAATGGTAGAAGTGGATGGTTTGCACAGCAATGTACTTGTAGGTATGGGTCTTCAGTCCAACGTATGCATAATGTATGATGTTATAATTGAATAGTAAAAATGTAGCTGAAAGGCAACAGAGCACAACATACAGGGAAAGCTAATCGAATATTCAGTAAGTGATATTAGTCGCAGCTAACTTCTAATAGTGAACATGGAATGTTACTGGTCATAATGTAATGTTTTTTGAACAGGTGagtctttacattttcttaaattGGAGCAACTTTGTAGTGATCCTGATCGACACATCATCCGGGATCCTGGGTGTGTAGAAAGAGAATGTTTGTAGTGTTTTTTCTTGTTTACACTTCTTTGTCTCAACTCTGATGGTGTGCTAGTGGAGAATGTGGGAAGGGCCATCAGATATGGTGCGATTATCAGGCATGTAGACGGGGTTCATGTTGTGATGGTTTTGTAGATGAATATGATCAAAAAGGCCCCAGACCAccataaatgtagattttcctattaaCTTATGactgaaagtcttaattttattaaagacacggaggcgagtactaTGTTGTCTCTCAACTTGCTTTATTAAATAGTAGCAGTCAAGAAACTTGAAAAAAATTACAAATCCCATGAGTCCAAGGAACACAGGCCAATGGGAACAATCAGTAACCAGGCACAGACTTATATACCTaatttgactgcaagcagccctgttTTCATGTGTGATGAATTAAGAGTAAGTAGAAAACATTGGAAAATCAAACATACAATAGCAAAAGTTAACATAAACTCACATTTGTCCTGAAGAATGTCCAACCAAAAAGAACCAGAAAGGGAAGCGGAGACCATAAAAGAACTGGAGCAGGAAGGAGTTGTCATGTTAGTGAAAGTTGCCGATGAGGCAGCCTTGGGAAGCCTGACTTTTTCAGGTGGATGTAGAAGCTGGTGTAGAAGAGATTTTTATGGCAGGAAAAAACATAGAATTAATACAGTGTTGCAGAGGGAtgatactcacctctgtgtctttcataagttattaggaaaatctacattttatggcaagacaggaggctcatattatacTTGTTTAAAGGATAATAACTACTAAGGAGAATGCATATGTAACAGGTTTCCAACAAAAAGTTCGAAAGGTcatatcattagaccagtcagcagaTTTCAGAATGTGTTAAAACCGAGAACCCACCCAGAAGGATTTGGAGGCCAGAGCTCCCGAAAGGAGTAGGCTCCATAAAAGGAGGTATCAGCGCCATTAAGGGCCATAATCCATTTAACTCAACAGGCTTGGGTAGGAGAAGAAACGGATCTGTGAGGTTTCCAGAAGGAAATGAGAAGCTGAGTATCAGAGAACATTTTGGGATAAGCTGTTTATTGTTcatacacacaaagacaattcTCAATACAAAGGTTTAGTTGAGTGTGAAAATAAGGGTGAAATACAGAGGTTAACATTGGTTTTGGTATGTCTGTTAATGTTGTATAGAACGCCTGTGGTagtaaaaatgtgtgaaaaaatgtCTAAAACTTtcacatctgataaacgtttaattGAAATTAAACACAAGAACATTGTCAAGTTGGCTGATAGCATTTTTAGCAAAAGAGAATTATTTTCCGACTAAGAAATAAAAAGTTGTAAAACCAGGTTAACATCCCATACTTCCCTGTATTTTGGAATAAGAGAgttggaaaactttactcccttcaacagACAACAAATGAGCGGATGTTCGCCAACTGGCTTTCCATTGGTATACTTGTGATTCATGGAAATTGCAGAGTGCTAAAGGTTTACAGTACGAATTGTCTTACCTGCTCCTGCCTGAGATGCGGGGAAATTAGCTATGAAGGAgatatctgttgaaaagggattttCAGATTTCCCCACGCACCAGCTAGCCCAAAGAGACCAGGCAGATTTTTAGGCCTTGGTAGGCTTCCAGCTATATCACAAATCTTGATTTGGTGATATAGTTAGAAGCTTCAGCCAAAAAATCTGGATAACATTGGGAAAACCTGAAACTCTCCAGGCTGTTAGGACTAGAGTATTGTTGAGGACCAAATTGTGACTGTGTCCCCCTGGACTGAGGAGGAGGTCCTGGATAGAGGGAAGGAGTAGAGGAAAGTCTGTTGCTAAGTCCAGAAGGGGAGGATGCCATACCTGAGACTGCCAGAATGGGACAATCAGAAACACCGAAATCTTTCAACAATGAACATGAGCCAGAACCCTGTTGATCATTATGAATAGGAGTAGGCATAATTGAGGGCCTGGGACCAGTCCTGACGAAAAACATCTGTAACTAGAGTTAATGGATCTGGGCACCAACTGAAACATAGGGAAAGCTGGGAATTGAGGCaggatgcaaagagatctatttggAAAGGCCCCCATTTGTGAAGTAGTATATCGAAGACTGAAGGATGTAGTCTCTAATCGATGTAGTCATAAAGGTGACAAGAGTGCCAATCTGCAACAGAATTGAGATTGCCTGGTAACTATTCTGCTCGAACTGACAGTTTGTGAAGGAGGCAAAACACCCAGAAATGTTTTGCTAGTTCCGTCAGAGGTTTTAATTTGGCACCATCAGATGATTTATGTAATGGACTGGTGACAAGTTGTCCATTCTGAGTAGAATGGAGGCCTGAATCCTATTGTTTGTGACACTTTGTATCACAAAAGAGCCTgtcagcatctctaaacaattgatatacaATGAAGACTTCTgtggagaccatgtacctccagtcaatATTTTACCACATCGGGCACCCCAACCTGTCAGGCTTGCatttgattctaatacaagatctggggccgaAGCGACAAGAGTTCTGCAGTTCCATGCATGTAaatggtctagccaccattgaagttctagtCTTGAACTCCTGATCTAGAGGAACGGATCCTAAATAAACATGACCTTTGCTGAGGTGGGAAATTTTGAGTCTCTGGAGATAATGAAGGGGTCCCAGGAAAATGGCATGAATCGATGAGGAAAGCAGCCCAACAATCTTGCAAGAGA
Protein-coding sequences here:
- the LOC138245659 gene encoding protocadherin alpha-10-like isoform X4, producing the protein MGFAVGHWILPWISVFTFSLLCCRGRTEGPIRYSVLEESEAGTEVGNVARDLGVDVRDLDGRKFSLNYKTKVQYFTVSMESGALLTKEILDREALCGSIAVCVMNLEVVMDNPLEFHRLEVEIVDINDNAPLFPALVSRFTIAETTLPGTRFPLNGAFDPDVGTNALCTYHVSNNAFFVLEGGTTDCKSKSVGLVLKKPLDREQRTEHHVTITAADGGTPKRSGTTEIIINVQDANDNPPVFDKAVYTVKVLEDTAAGSLVIKINATDLDEGDNADIMYSFSNIALSKSKELFSIDGENGEIRVWRPLDYEESILHELNVQARDKGHLSMTANCKVLVEIVDLNDNAPEVEVTSMSSPVKEDARPGLVIALFTVTDKDAGVNGQVHCQIPSDIPFVIESKYQNYYSLSLKEPLDREAASEYNITVVATDGGSPPLSSMKTIVVSVSDVNDNPPAFSESSYVTSVPENNVPGSHVLQVSAVDPDAGDNARVRYSLLENSVDVMSVLSLFSVHPETGVICALQPFDYEKVQVLWFQVEAKDYGSPSLSALTNVTVFIQDANDNPPTIFYTVSRAVNSAETVLVPRFANTGYMVTKIRAIDADSGHNAWLTYEFKESTVGTAFSVARYTGEISLRSPLGESYPERLQLIILVKDHGNPTLSATATLTLSLIETKPEGKLNYRHVDKNANDLTNLNSHLIIAIALISIVFIFCVVFVGVLHYMKARNEKKTPETTNCCLDGPENWPHSQNRQYNLYLTAQSTECGNETLNSKLSSQGWTHFIINGGETGDLMQRYSIVDGNDIEAPCTQPKHPNPDWRYSASLRAGVQSSVHMEESAVLRGVPAGLEQQWPTVSSATTEPEGGGEVSPPVGAGVNSNSWTFKYGPGNPKQPAPVIPPDFPDNFIIPGSPAIISIRQDQPPSQTAEKGNFITFGKKEETKKKKKKKKGTTKTTDKKEKGNSTTDNSDQ